One region of Suncus etruscus isolate mSunEtr1 chromosome 5, mSunEtr1.pri.cur, whole genome shotgun sequence genomic DNA includes:
- the SLURP2 gene encoding secreted Ly-6/uPAR domain-containing protein 2, translating to MPLLLSLLLASALSLELACAMQCHQCTGFGICHHLASCPWNSDHCVTVASRAAVSLQDEPLVMKMCSQGCPEPAALGLGRRVSVSCCQASACNED from the exons ATGCCTCTCCTCCTGAGTCTCCTGCTGGCCTCAGCCCTGAGTCTGGAGCTgg CCTGTGCCATGCAGTGTCACCAGTGCACAGGCTTTGGGATCTGCCACCATCTGGCGAGCTGCCCCTGGAACTCCGACCACTGCGTCACTGTGGCCTCCC GAGCCGCTGTCAGCCTGCAGGACGAGCCACTGGTGATGAAGATGTGCTCCCAGGGCTGCCCTGAGCCTGCTGCCCTGGGCCTGGGCCGGCGCGTGTCTGTGTCCTGCTGCCAGGCCAGTGCCTGCAATGAGGACTGA
- the LOC126009489 gene encoding ly-6/neurotoxin-like protein 1 — protein MAPLLALCLVALVGLPLATALDCHICAYNGENCFNPMRCPSTVSYCMTTRTYYTPYRMKVSKSCVPKCFETVYDGYSKHASTTVCCQYDLCNGAGLAAPAALALALLLLVTLWGLL, from the exons ATGGCTCCCCTGCTGGCCCTGTGCCTTGTGGCGCTGGTGGGCCTGCCTCTGG CCACAGCGCTAGACTGCCACATCTGCGCCTACAACGGAGAGAACTGCTTCAACCCTATGCGCTGCCCGTCCACGGTGTCCTACTGCATGACCACGCGCACCT ACTACACCCCGTACCGGATGAAGGTGAGCAAGTCCTGCGTGCCCAAGTGCTTCGAGACGGTGTATGACGGCTACTCCAAGCATGCATCCACCACCGTCTGCTGCCAGTACGACCTCTGCAATGGTGCCGGCCTCGCCGCCCCGGCCGCCCTGGCCCTGGCCCTCCTTCTCTTGGTGACCCTCTGGGGCCTGCTCTGA